Proteins from a single region of Candidatus Rubrimentiphilum sp.:
- the tsf gene encoding translation elongation factor Ts, whose amino-acid sequence MSLAYQPKADEIKKLREATDAPMMDCKRALAEADGDFDKAREGLLARGAAQAQKKADRAANEGLVASYIHAGGKIGVLVEVNSETDFVARNPKFSELTRDIAMHVAAMSPLYVDRESVPPEVVESVRQELAGTVPPGKPAEIAAKIVEGKMNKWFEEHCLLDQPFVRDDTISVGDLINRLVGVLGENIKVRRFTKYALGDR is encoded by the coding sequence TTGAGCTTGGCTTACCAACCAAAAGCGGACGAGATCAAAAAACTGCGCGAGGCCACCGACGCGCCGATGATGGATTGCAAACGTGCGCTCGCAGAGGCGGACGGCGATTTCGACAAGGCGCGCGAAGGGCTGTTGGCCCGTGGCGCCGCGCAGGCGCAGAAGAAAGCCGACCGCGCAGCCAACGAAGGCCTCGTTGCTAGTTACATCCACGCGGGCGGCAAGATCGGCGTGCTGGTCGAGGTGAACAGCGAGACCGACTTTGTGGCGCGCAACCCGAAGTTTAGCGAATTGACCCGCGACATCGCGATGCATGTCGCCGCCATGTCCCCTCTCTACGTGGACCGCGAAAGCGTCCCGCCGGAGGTCGTCGAAAGTGTGCGGCAGGAGCTGGCGGGCACGGTTCCGCCGGGAAAACCGGCAGAGATCGCAGCGAAAATTGTCGAGGGAAAAATGAACAAGTGGTTTGAGGAACACTGTCTTCTCGACCAACCGTTCGTCAGAGACGACACCATAAGCGTCGGCGATTTAATCAACCGCCTCGTCGGCGTTCTGGGCGAGAACATCAAGGTGCGCCGCTTCACGAAGTACGCACTGGGAGATCGCTAA
- the pyrH gene encoding UMP kinase, whose protein sequence is MAAQPRFRRVLLKISGEAFAGTESGIDVTTTDEMAKQVAEVSREGVSVAIVVGGGNIWRGKVHEEAGMDRATADYMGMLATVINALALQDSLERTGIPARVQTAIAMHQIAEPYIRRRAIRHLEKGRVVIFAGGTGNPYFTTDTTAALRAVEVNAEALLKATRVDGIYTADPKKDPTATRFDQLPYLEVLQRGLEVMDNTALTLCMDNNLPIIVFDMAVPGNIRRVIWGESIGTTVGKSSVLTFAGSAGS, encoded by the coding sequence ATGGCCGCGCAGCCGAGATTCCGCCGCGTCCTGTTGAAGATCTCCGGAGAGGCGTTCGCCGGAACAGAATCCGGCATCGACGTCACCACGACCGACGAAATGGCCAAACAGGTGGCCGAGGTCAGCCGCGAGGGCGTTTCCGTCGCCATCGTCGTTGGCGGCGGTAACATCTGGCGCGGAAAGGTCCACGAGGAAGCCGGCATGGACCGCGCGACTGCCGACTACATGGGCATGCTCGCCACCGTTATTAACGCACTCGCCTTGCAAGACTCACTCGAAAGAACGGGCATTCCGGCGCGCGTGCAAACCGCGATCGCCATGCACCAGATCGCCGAGCCGTACATCCGGCGCCGCGCAATCCGCCATCTCGAAAAGGGCCGCGTCGTGATATTTGCAGGCGGCACGGGCAACCCGTACTTTACAACCGATACGACCGCGGCGCTGCGCGCAGTCGAAGTGAACGCCGAGGCATTGCTGAAGGCGACGCGGGTTGACGGCATCTATACCGCCGATCCCAAAAAGGATCCCACCGCGACACGTTTCGATCAGCTCCCCTATCTGGAGGTGCTGCAGCGAGGTTTGGAAGTGATGGACAATACGGCGCTGACGCTCTGCATGGATAACAACCTGCCGATCATCGTTTTCGATATGGCCGTGCCGGGCAACATCCGCCGCGTCATCTGGGGCGAATCGATCGGCACGACGGTCGGAAAGTCCAGCGTGCTCACGTTCGCCGGATCGGCCGGTTCGTAA
- a CDS encoding isoprenyl transferase, translating into MARVLQPFVSAQDDKTELDLAKLPRHVAIIMDGNRRWAKSRGVPAIEGHRRGMLALREVTRACSDLGIPILTVYGFSTENWRRDATEISLLLDLCVYFAQNELIELSRNNVRVNVIGAYRALPQSSREALDRLMERTAGNTGLVLNLAVNYSARAELQRAVKAIAADVASGVLQPDAIDDATISSYLYTADQPDPDMLIRPGGEHRLSNFLLYQLAYTELVMSDVFWPDFGRDEFMRTLLEFQKRQRRFGGA; encoded by the coding sequence ATGGCTCGAGTATTGCAGCCCTTCGTCTCCGCTCAGGATGACAAAACGGAACTCGATCTCGCCAAGCTCCCGCGTCACGTCGCGATCATTATGGACGGCAACCGCCGGTGGGCGAAAAGCCGGGGTGTGCCCGCGATAGAAGGTCACCGTCGCGGGATGCTTGCGCTGCGAGAAGTAACGCGCGCGTGCAGCGATCTCGGCATTCCGATTTTAACCGTCTACGGTTTCTCCACCGAAAACTGGCGCCGCGACGCGACGGAGATCTCGCTGTTGCTCGACCTGTGCGTGTATTTCGCGCAGAACGAACTCATCGAACTGAGCCGCAATAACGTACGCGTAAACGTTATCGGCGCGTATCGCGCCCTGCCGCAGAGTTCGCGAGAGGCTCTCGATCGCTTGATGGAGCGAACCGCCGGCAATACCGGTCTGGTGCTCAATCTGGCCGTCAACTACAGCGCTCGCGCCGAGTTGCAGCGCGCGGTCAAAGCGATTGCGGCGGATGTGGCGTCTGGCGTTTTGCAGCCCGACGCGATCGATGACGCGACCATTTCGTCGTATCTCTACACCGCCGATCAGCCCGATCCGGACATGCTCATCCGTCCGGGCGGCGAGCACCGGCTCTCAAACTTTCTTCTTTATCAACTCGCTTACACCGAGCTCGTGATGAGCGACGTGTTCTGGCCGGACTTTGGAAGGGACGAATTCATGCGTACGCTGCTGGAGTTTCAGAAGCGGCAGCGGCGCTTCGGGGGCGCGTGA
- a CDS encoding phosphatidate cytidylyltransferase: MNTATRRVLVGIALAVVGLGSVFVPIAFYVVILAVGAVSLYELARLCEIKGTPLEYQVAIPGVLIYILLSIFGLLSRWEGVLLASVVLVAFWLGMYGEQKGYFARTAYTLLAVLYIGKLLTYFIFIRQVPGRGLDWTLFVIVLIALTDILAMVIGSLIGRTSLTKISPKKTVEGSAGALVLVTAIGAFLGTTPYLGMQWWQGAALGAVTCLAAQAGDLVESALKRDAGVKDSGTVIQGHGGVLDRFDSYLFGGMAFYGMLHVIGLLPFA, from the coding sequence GTGAACACGGCGACCCGGCGCGTCCTCGTCGGGATCGCGCTTGCCGTCGTCGGGCTGGGTTCGGTGTTCGTGCCGATCGCATTTTACGTTGTGATCTTGGCGGTCGGCGCGGTGAGTCTCTACGAGTTAGCGCGGCTGTGCGAAATCAAAGGAACGCCCCTGGAATATCAAGTCGCCATCCCGGGCGTACTGATCTACATTCTGCTGAGCATATTCGGCTTGCTGTCGCGCTGGGAGGGCGTGCTGCTGGCGTCGGTCGTGCTGGTGGCGTTTTGGCTGGGGATGTACGGCGAGCAGAAAGGTTACTTCGCGCGCACCGCTTACACGTTGCTGGCGGTCTTGTACATCGGCAAACTGCTGACGTACTTCATTTTTATCCGGCAAGTACCGGGTCGAGGGTTGGATTGGACGCTGTTCGTGATCGTGCTGATCGCACTGACGGACATCTTGGCGATGGTCATCGGCTCGCTGATTGGACGCACGAGTCTGACGAAGATCTCACCCAAGAAAACCGTGGAGGGTTCGGCCGGAGCTCTGGTGTTGGTAACGGCGATTGGGGCCTTTCTCGGAACGACGCCGTACTTGGGCATGCAGTGGTGGCAAGGCGCGGCGCTGGGCGCGGTCACGTGTTTGGCGGCGCAGGCCGGCGACTTGGTAGAGTCGGCGCTGAAACGCGACGCCGGCGTGAAGGATAGCGGCACGGTGATACAAGGCCATGGCGGTGTGCTCGATCGTTTCGACTCGTATCTTTTCGGCGGCATGGCGTTCTACGGCATGCTGCACGTGATCGGATTGCTTCCCTTTGCGTAA
- the frr gene encoding ribosome recycling factor, with protein MADSFKEAEGKMTKCVDATRAEFAAIRTGRATPALLDRLHVEAYGTSVPLKQVATVSVPDPRSLMIAAFDRNTVGDIRKAIEKSDLGLTPNVDGNSIRLSIPALNEERRKDLVKIVKKKGEDGKIAVRNVRHKVHDDLRAQLKDHEITEDDNKRMQDQLQKTTDRFIKEIDQLVAAKEKEIMEV; from the coding sequence ATGGCCGACAGTTTTAAAGAAGCCGAAGGCAAGATGACCAAGTGCGTCGATGCGACGCGCGCGGAATTCGCCGCGATTCGCACGGGCCGGGCGACGCCGGCACTGCTCGACCGCCTGCATGTTGAAGCCTACGGCACGTCGGTGCCGCTCAAACAAGTCGCCACGGTAAGCGTCCCGGATCCGCGTTCACTCATGATCGCCGCGTTCGACCGCAACACGGTGGGCGATATTCGCAAAGCCATCGAGAAGAGCGACTTGGGCCTGACGCCCAACGTGGACGGCAATTCGATCCGTCTGTCGATTCCGGCACTCAACGAAGAACGCCGCAAAGACCTGGTTAAAATCGTCAAAAAGAAAGGCGAAGACGGCAAGATTGCCGTCCGCAACGTTCGTCACAAAGTGCATGACGATCTGCGCGCGCAGCTCAAAGATCACGAGATCACCGAGGACGACAACAAACGCATGCAGGACCAGCTCCAAAAAACGACCGATCGCTTCATCAAAGAGATCGATCAGCTGGTCGCTGCCAAAGAAAAAGAGATCATGGAGGTATAG